The following proteins are co-located in the Leptodactylus fuscus isolate aLepFus1 chromosome 8, aLepFus1.hap2, whole genome shotgun sequence genome:
- the LOC142216832 gene encoding taste receptor type 2 member 8-like yields MGMFSYSPLAPMYVAILSLETIYGVSTNGFIIFFIHFYYVKGLKISVSNKIILALSISNILYASVSYVNILLLYFSPLVFLQPAITPSVFVFAMYIITSSSWLTACLCVFYFLKIRTFRPGVLSWLKTKVSSAIPWMILMAELVSVVTASLNILEFVERSDSPQNISLRQLAMMKTSSNGIFTNNLYISFIGSCVPFLISVVTTAATVWSLRKHSQKMKKNCTKTSGGFNVKSYENTVRNMTRLLIFYGFFYVTLFVFYFNLFAMLSTGFWIFLMIIFLYAPVQSTLLILANTKLKKTWMKIFHWKVSSTSEEESCNE; encoded by the coding sequence ATGGGCATGTTCAGCTACAGCCCATTAGCCCCTATGTACGTTGCCATCCTCAGTCTGGAGACCATTTATGGAGTATCTACCAACGGCTTCATCATCTTCTTCATTCACTTTTATTATGTTAAAGGCCTGAAGATAAGTGTCAGTAATAAAATCATCTTGGCTTTGAGCATCTCCAACATCTTGTATGCCTCCGTCTCGTACGTAAACATATTACTGCTCTATTTCAGTCCCCTAGTGTTCCTGCAGCCCGCCATTACTCCGTCCGTCTTTGTTTTCGCTATGTACATCATCACCTCCTCATCCTGGCTCACCGCCTGCTTGTGTGTCTTCTACTTCCTCAAGATCAGAACATTTAGGCCCGGCGTCCTGTCCTGGCTGAAGACTAAGGTCAGCTCTGCTATTCCTTGGATGATCCTGATGGCCGAGCTCGTATCTGTAGTTACCGCCTCGCTAAACATCCTTGAGTTTGTTGAGAGGTCTGACTCTCCTCAGAACATTTCCTTGCGCCAGCTCGCCATGATGAAGACGTCTTCTAATGGGATATTTACAAACAACTTGTACATCTCCTTCATTGGCAGTTGCGTGCCCTTCCTCATCAGCGTGGTGACCACGGCGGCCACAGTCTGGTCTTTGAGGAAACACAGCCAGAAGATGAAGAAAAACTGCACAAAAACCTCAGGAGGCTTCAACGTGAAATCTTATGAAAACACCGTCCGGAACATGACCCGACTTCTGATCTTTTATGGGTTTTTCTACGTGACCTTGTTTGTTTTCTACTTTAACCTCTTTGCCATGCTCTCCACTGGGTTCTGGATCTTTCTGATGATCATATTTCTATACGCTCCCGTCCAATCTACTCTTCTAATTCTTGCTAACACCAAACTGAAGAAGACCTGGATGAAGATCTTTCACTGGAAGGTGTCGTCCACGTCAGAGGAGGAAAGCTGCAATGAATAG
- the LOC142216833 gene encoding taste receptor type 2 member 40-like: MALENFYIPPFVETFLIILMIEIFSGVMTNVFIVVVNLHDWLKGRSFNSSDHLVVSLALSNFCFSCINAATIVCSIFFSSIFLVDFVFYTLYGIMSYSIFSSSWLSAWLCLFFCVKIISFQHGCMLWLKTNITSVVPWLILLSQVLSIVSSLPIIWTITKVYATNATDEIGTNGTLTFTGYQMSQTYNMFSLLINCFIPFMFVMVTTGRIIVSLCAHARHMKQNMEDHGPSLKAQQGAARTMMSLLILYLIFYVVELGLGFLSMADPLYWVCFVLIFSFPTLQSGVIISGNAKLKQTCKKILEQWRKK; this comes from the coding sequence ATGGCTTTGGAGAATTTCTACATCCCCCCATTTGTGGAGACCTTCCTCATCATCCTCATGATTGAGATCTTCTCCGGGGTAATGAccaatgtctttattgtggttGTCAATCTCCATGACTGGCTGAAGGGACGGAGCTTCAACTCAAGTGACCATCTGGTGGTTTCTTTGGCGCTCTCgaatttttgcttttcttgtaTAAACGCTGCGACCATCGTGTGCTCCATCTTTTTCTCCAGCATCTTCTTGGTGGATTTTGTTTTTTACACCTTGTACGGTATCATGTCCTACAGCATCTTCTCCAGTTCTTGGCTTTCGGCCTGGCTGTGTTTATTCTTCTGTGTGAAAATTATCAGTTTCCAACATGGCTGTATGTTGTGGCTGAAGACGAACATCACAAGCGTGGTCCCATGGCTGATACTTCTATCTCAGGTCCTCTCCATTGTCTCCAGTCTCCCAATCATCTGGACCATTACAAAAGTCTACGCCACCAATGCCACTGATGAGATTGGGACCAATGGGACATTGACATTCACTGGATACCAGATGAGTCAGACGTATAACATGTTCTCCTTATTAATCAATTGCTTTATACCCTTCATGTTTGTGATGGTGACAACTGGCCGTATCATTGTGTCGCTCTGTGCACACGCTCGACATATGAAACAGAACATGGAGGATCATGGGCCAAGCCTGAAGGCCCAGCAGGGGGCGGCCCGGACAATGATGTCTCTCCTTATCCTCTATCTTATATTTTACGTGGTAGAACTTGGCCTTGGCTTCCTTTCGATGGCCGATCCCTTATACTGGGTTTGCTTTGTGCTGATCTTCTCTTTCCCCACCCTACAGTCCGGGGTAATTATTTCGGGGAATGCCAAGCTGAAGCAGACGTGTAAGAAGATCCTCGAGCAGTGGAGAAAGAAATAG
- the LOC142216834 gene encoding taste receptor type 2 member 134-like yields METESIASLLLSIITSSSAIYLHVFISVVSYRTWLTDGFRHPQGLLFFCLGLSSTIFEGYQLSIDISLYFWPPHFSVFNVCTIYILYLFTFCIFFNMCQTSWLCSFYCISLVSGQHWIIRFLKSRLSSMVPWIVAGTLVMSGIVLISLLAVIFITVPVEDTDNTTFYCRKFNETYIGHLLVIKNGFNILMALPFCLILVSLSCTVSTLVRHMWRVRRTLSMDRSHLEAHIQAAKTMILLLALNTSFYLVKLLEDWTLLLHWNLLPFPGNWLCQAVHYFFWPLQALTLIFRNKKLYRNFLSCPNRRSSEEM; encoded by the coding sequence ATGGAGACAGAAAGCATCGCGTCCTTATTACTCTCCATCATAACCTCGTCTTCTGCCATATACTTACATGTATTTATCTCCGTGGTCAGCTACAGAACTTGGCTGACCGATGGATTTCGACACCCTCAAGGTCTCCTCTTCTTCTGTCTTGGATTGTCCAGCACCATATTTGAAGGTTATCAGCTTTCCATTGACATATCACTTTATTTCTGGCCTCCGCATTTCTCGGTCTTCAATGTCTGCACTATTTATATTCTTTATCTGTTCACATTCTGTATCTTCTTCAATATGTGTCAGACCTCGTGGCTCTGCAGCTTCTACTGTATAAGTCTTGTCTCCGGCCAACACTGGATCATCCGGTTCCTGAAGTCCCGGCTGTCCTCTATGGTCCCCTGGATAGTGGCAGGGACTCTAGTGATGTCCGGGATTGTGCTGATCTCATTGCTCGCGGTGATCTTCATCACAGTCCCAGTAGAGGACACAGATAACACCACCTTCTACTGCCGGAAATTCAATGAAACCTACATTGGCCATTTACTGGTCATTAAGAATGGATTCAACATCCTGATGGCTCTGCCCTTCTGCCTCATCCTGGTGTCTCTGAGCTGTACGGTCAGCACTCTGGTCCGCCATATGTGGAGGGTGCGGAGGACACTAAGTATGGACAGGTCCCACCTGGAGGCTCATATTCAGGCAGCCAAGACCATGATCCTGCTGCTGGCGCTGAACACCTCATTTTATCTGGTTAAATTGTTGGaggattggactcttctgctcCACTGGAACCTCCTGCCCTTCCCTGGGAATTGGCTTTGTCAAGCAGTTCACTATTTCTTTTGGCCTCTCCAGGCTCTCACTTTAATCTTCAGGAACAAGAAATTATATAGAAACTTTCTCAGCTGCCCTaatagaagaagctcagaggagaTGTGA